A portion of the Vreelandella subglaciescola genome contains these proteins:
- a CDS encoding NfeD family protein, translated as MLYSFDLLGIALLILGVSMLTDAGVLTITLPVLIGVGLFTAALLLWVLMRFIRQRKIRVRGGQEQLLDSRATALYAFHGRGHVRLQGERWRARSKAPVACGEVVSVTRVEGLTLHVSPVAQPPKEGAEP; from the coding sequence GTGCTATACAGTTTCGATCTGTTGGGTATAGCGCTGCTGATACTCGGAGTGAGCATGCTGACGGACGCCGGCGTTCTGACAATAACCCTGCCCGTGCTGATCGGCGTGGGGCTCTTCACGGCCGCGCTTTTGCTCTGGGTGCTGATGCGCTTTATCCGTCAGCGCAAAATACGCGTACGCGGTGGCCAGGAGCAGCTGCTGGATTCCCGTGCAACGGCGCTTTATGCCTTTCACGGCCGCGGCCATGTGCGCCTTCAAGGCGAACGCTGGCGTGCCCGGAGCAAGGCGCCCGTCGCCTGCGGCGAGGTGGTTAGCGTGACGCGCGTCGAGGGGTTGACCCTGCACGTGTCGCCGGTCGCTCAGCCGCCCAAAGAAGGAGCCGAACCATGA
- a CDS encoding slipin family protein produces the protein MMLSYLVPVVVVIMLIAASFRILPEYRRGVVFFLGRFQAVKGPGIAIVIPLIQSMQKVDLRVITMDVPEQDVISRDNVTVKVNAVLYFRVVDPEKAIIQVENYVMATSQLAQTTLRSVLGKHDLDEMLTERDKLNDDIQEIIDIQTEAWGIKVANVEIKHVDLDESMIRAIARQAEAERERRAKVIHAEGELQASRKLVDAANVMQENSAALQLRYLQTMSDMSNKNASTIVFPLPLDIMDVFKQMKAQGTGSSAGSKTSPKATPDE, from the coding sequence ATGATGCTTTCGTATCTTGTGCCTGTGGTTGTGGTGATCATGCTGATCGCCGCCTCGTTTCGTATCCTGCCGGAGTACCGGCGCGGCGTGGTGTTTTTTCTGGGACGCTTTCAGGCGGTGAAAGGGCCGGGGATTGCCATCGTGATTCCGCTGATCCAGTCGATGCAGAAAGTGGATTTGCGCGTGATTACCATGGACGTGCCCGAGCAGGACGTGATCTCCCGGGATAACGTCACGGTGAAGGTCAACGCGGTGCTGTACTTTCGCGTGGTGGACCCGGAAAAAGCCATTATTCAGGTAGAAAACTACGTGATGGCCACCAGCCAGCTGGCGCAAACCACGCTGCGCTCGGTGCTGGGCAAGCACGATCTGGATGAGATGCTCACCGAGCGCGACAAGCTCAACGACGATATCCAGGAGATTATCGACATCCAGACCGAAGCCTGGGGCATCAAGGTGGCCAACGTGGAGATCAAGCACGTTGATCTGGATGAAAGCATGATTCGGGCGATTGCCCGTCAGGCCGAGGCCGAACGCGAACGTCGGGCCAAGGTGATTCACGCCGAGGGCGAGCTGCAGGCGTCAAGAAAGCTGGTGGACGCCGCCAACGTCATGCAGGAAAATTCGGCCGCGCTGCAGCTGCGTTACCTGCAAACCATGAGCGACATGAGCAACAAGAACGCCTCGACGATTGTCTTTCCCTTGCCGCTGGATATCATGGACGTGTTCAAGCAGATGAAAGCCCAAGGCACTGGTTCCAGTGCTGGTTCAAAGACTTCTCCCAAGGCGACGCCCGACGAATGA